The proteins below are encoded in one region of Rhododendron vialii isolate Sample 1 chromosome 7a, ASM3025357v1:
- the LOC131333832 gene encoding large ribosomal subunit protein uL5m, with the protein MAALTRLFLSKPSSQNLRRSLNPSWFSPADSPTVSHFLRSLHSLVSPQFNVPRRTTISPPTHHSRGISSASGHVPLHFHYEDVLRQDLLLKLNYANVMEVPGLRKVRVLPKAAPSALILKNGKLATEISCGQKLIQVQRAPTGKSGKSFRSNPFSGGKKGYVSDLARQSTLRGHGMSHFLVRISTVMSLLDSPVEIRENSIQFSMETEFCEFSPELEDHFEIFERIGGFNVTIVTSANTQDETSLLWSGFLQKDEGETQ; encoded by the coding sequence ATGGCCGCGCTCACCCGGCTCTTCCTCTCAAAACCCTCATCCCAAAACCTACGCCGATCCCTCAACCCTAGCTGGTTTTCCCCCGCTGACTCTCCCACCGTTTCCCACTTCCTCAGAAGCCTCCACTCCCTCGTTTCCCCACAATTCAATGTCCCTCGCCGAACAACCATTTCCCCTCCAACCCACCATTCCAGAGGCATTTCCTCTGCTAGTGGACATGTTCCACTCCATTTTCATTACGAAGATGTATTACGTCAGGATCTATTGCTCAAACTGAATTACGCCAACGTTATGGAGGTTCCTGGATTGcgtaaagtaagagttttaccAAAGGCAGCACCTTCTGCTTTAAtattgaaaaatggaaaattggcTACGGAGATCTCGTGCGGTCAGAAATTGATACAGGTACAAAGGGCTCCGACAGGAAAGTCAGGAAAGTCGTTTCGATCCAATCCATTCTCGGGGGGGAAAAAAGGTTATGTCAGTGACCTAGCACGACAAAGCACTCTCCGAGGGCATGGGATGTCTCATTTTTTGGTAAGAATATCCACAGTAATGTCTCTGTTAGATTCTCCTGTCGAAATACGGGAAAACTCCATTCAATTCTCGATGGAAACAGAGTTTTGCGAATTCTCCCCGGAACTGGAAGACCATTTCGAGATTTTCGAACGTATTGGAGGGTTCAATGTGACTATTGTCACTTCGGCCAACACACAAGATGAGACTTCACTACTGTGGAGCGGCTTTTTGCAAAAAGATGAGGGGGAAACTCAGTAA